In the Pseudomonadota bacterium genome, one interval contains:
- the pheS gene encoding phenylalanine--tRNA ligase subunit alpha — MTKSMGTNLSLQSLSQSGLSPDSIAELTARFEQQLAQACRKDDLELLKRDWASKDGLVKELFKGLRDVPADEKPTVAALLNELRSRVEQGLELKEASFRQEALKNQLAQEYIDLSLPEAATGLGSIHPITSVEDRITEILRPFGFQNIMGPEIESNYYCFDSLNIPKHHPARDMQDTFYTETGHVLRTHTTSVQARILEHRALFENGRLPIKVASFGRAYRNEKEDASHKAMFHQYELVWIEPGLTTAHLMGLISHILKELYGKRRKVRFTPRFYPYTEPSIGPQIDCSVCRSAGCGVCGWAGWVTVAGAGMIHRNVLTEFKLDPDKVSGFAFGLGTSRLAGQLYNFPHMSSVYENDLRVLKEII; from the coding sequence CCTTTCACAGAGCGGTCTTTCGCCAGACAGTATCGCGGAGCTGACGGCGCGTTTCGAACAGCAGTTAGCGCAGGCCTGCCGCAAGGATGACCTAGAGCTTCTCAAGCGCGACTGGGCCTCTAAGGATGGGCTTGTTAAGGAGCTCTTTAAAGGCTTACGAGATGTTCCAGCCGACGAGAAGCCCACAGTTGCTGCGCTACTCAATGAATTACGGAGCAGGGTGGAGCAGGGCTTGGAGTTAAAAGAGGCTAGCTTTCGGCAAGAGGCGCTTAAAAACCAACTCGCACAGGAGTACATCGACCTATCGTTGCCGGAGGCTGCAACCGGGCTTGGTTCTATTCATCCGATCACTTCAGTTGAAGATCGGATTACCGAGATCTTACGGCCGTTCGGGTTTCAAAATATAATGGGGCCCGAGATCGAGAGCAATTACTATTGTTTTGATTCGCTTAACATTCCGAAGCATCATCCTGCGCGCGATATGCAGGATACATTTTACACAGAGACGGGACATGTTCTGCGGACCCATACGACGTCGGTACAGGCACGTATTCTAGAGCACAGAGCTTTATTTGAAAATGGGCGCCTACCTATTAAGGTTGCATCTTTTGGACGTGCTTACCGCAATGAGAAGGAGGACGCGTCTCATAAAGCCATGTTTCATCAGTATGAGTTAGTCTGGATAGAGCCGGGGCTTACCACGGCGCATCTGATGGGATTAATCTCGCATATCTTAAAGGAGCTCTATGGTAAGCGCCGTAAGGTTCGCTTTACCCCCCGGTTTTATCCATATACTGAGCCAAGTATCGGCCCACAGATCGATTGCTCTGTATGTCGAAGTGCCGGGTGCGGTGTATGCGGTTGGGCTGGTTGGGTAACAGTGGCGGGAGCCGGCATGATTCATCGCAACGTTCTGACCGAGTTTAAGTTAGATCCTGATAAGGTCTCTGGCTTTGCGTTTGGTCTCGGAACTTCGCGTCTAGCGGGGCAGCTCTATAATTTTCCACATATGAGCTCGGTCTATGAGAACGATCTACGGGTGCTCAAGGAGATAATATGA
- a CDS encoding phenylalanine--tRNA ligase subunit beta, whose protein sequence is MKLHVRMLEKLIELPECSVESAHQSQLRQMLDDLGLEVKGVEATPERGVIYTLETLANRGDHLHVVGIAREISARTLAQITMPTIASQLSDRKASVQVRRVTDKCSRYAILEMSLPTPMLLRNDVASFTEEPGKRPAIVDLLNYVQLECGQPMHAFDSEKVEGEIVIELSTKPEQIEALDGKSYTAPEGSILIKDRKKILAVAGVIGCANSMVGDQTRKVFIEAAVFDPISVRKTARAMGLSTDASYAFERGCDSEGIMHALKRLAYLAGGSAGTAKDTEAAHIIGVTYLESGSAEKRKITILLSFIRKHLNLARLEELEVVTRFKNLGYGVESKALGKDRELLLTAPSWRLWDVYNVDDLIEDIARSVSLNRVKLELPALDYSPAERNGIERLSAVLRPVLLGSGFVEIITEGFYSAADVALLEQLSPGSAQQHIALQNSLEAKNSHMKFTNVVHMAKVLASNRKRSVHSAKIFEVGRVFQRPIELPSDEPRQRDEFDYNYERDVLCFASAGRWFEGEWRKPESIEEHARLFKGALNGLISALGCAFTVGKSDSPFLHPGIQASVKCGRNVVGMFGVIHPTIRQAYELKDEAIYCELDVQLLVKFMTGVSAPVVSDLPPICRDMTLKVDLREQSGRVVRFIQEAALESLIGTSIIDDFKKAEEDFRRVTYRVTFQRTDRTLKHEEVDAAMGVLFELLGSKHGVQMAG, encoded by the coding sequence ATGAAATTACACGTTCGTATGCTTGAGAAGTTAATCGAGCTTCCTGAATGCTCAGTAGAGAGCGCACATCAATCACAGTTGCGGCAGATGCTCGATGACCTGGGGCTTGAGGTTAAGGGAGTTGAAGCCACGCCTGAACGGGGTGTAATCTATACGCTAGAAACCCTTGCCAATCGGGGTGATCATTTACACGTTGTGGGGATAGCACGCGAGATCTCAGCGCGCACATTGGCGCAGATAACTATGCCAACGATCGCTAGTCAGTTAAGTGATCGCAAGGCCTCGGTGCAGGTAAGGCGCGTGACGGATAAGTGCTCGCGCTATGCCATCCTTGAGATGAGCCTTCCCACTCCGATGCTACTGCGTAACGATGTCGCAAGTTTTACAGAGGAGCCGGGCAAGCGCCCTGCAATCGTTGATCTTCTGAACTACGTTCAACTTGAGTGTGGACAACCGATGCACGCCTTCGACAGTGAGAAGGTCGAAGGGGAGATCGTAATTGAGCTCTCAACTAAGCCCGAGCAGATCGAAGCGCTCGATGGCAAGAGCTACACAGCTCCAGAGGGTTCGATCCTAATTAAAGATAGAAAGAAGATCCTAGCCGTTGCCGGCGTAATAGGCTGCGCAAATAGTATGGTGGGGGACCAAACACGTAAGGTGTTTATTGAGGCTGCAGTATTTGATCCGATCAGCGTTCGAAAGACTGCGCGTGCAATGGGTCTCTCAACAGATGCATCGTATGCCTTTGAGCGGGGCTGTGATTCAGAGGGGATTATGCACGCTCTTAAGCGTCTGGCATATCTTGCAGGGGGCTCCGCCGGTACGGCCAAGGATACCGAGGCAGCACACATAATCGGGGTCACGTATTTGGAGTCCGGATCAGCAGAGAAGCGCAAGATAACTATACTATTGAGCTTTATACGCAAGCACCTTAATCTGGCCCGTCTTGAGGAGCTTGAGGTTGTTACGCGTTTTAAAAACCTGGGCTACGGTGTCGAGTCCAAAGCGCTTGGCAAGGACAGGGAGCTTTTACTGACAGCGCCCTCTTGGCGTTTATGGGACGTGTATAACGTAGACGATCTGATTGAGGATATCGCGCGCTCTGTCAGCCTCAATCGGGTCAAGCTAGAGCTGCCTGCACTTGATTACAGCCCGGCAGAACGGAACGGAATTGAGCGGCTCTCAGCGGTTTTGCGACCAGTGTTACTTGGATCTGGCTTTGTGGAGATAATTACAGAGGGGTTTTACTCCGCGGCTGATGTGGCTCTACTCGAACAGCTCTCGCCAGGGAGCGCCCAGCAACACATAGCGCTCCAGAATTCACTGGAAGCTAAGAACTCGCACATGAAGTTCACCAACGTTGTGCATATGGCAAAGGTGCTAGCTTCTAATCGCAAAAGATCTGTGCACTCCGCTAAGATATTTGAGGTAGGCAGGGTCTTTCAGCGCCCAATTGAGCTACCATCGGATGAGCCACGGCAGCGTGATGAGTTCGATTATAACTACGAGCGTGATGTTTTGTGTTTTGCATCGGCGGGCCGTTGGTTCGAAGGTGAATGGCGTAAGCCTGAGAGCATTGAAGAGCATGCAAGGCTCTTTAAGGGAGCTCTGAATGGTCTAATTAGTGCGCTCGGTTGTGCTTTTACGGTTGGCAAGAGTGACTCTCCATTCCTACATCCAGGCATTCAGGCTTCGGTAAAGTGTGGGCGAAACGTTGTCGGCATGTTTGGAGTTATTCATCCAACTATTCGCCAGGCATATGAGCTAAAAGATGAGGCTATTTACTGCGAACTTGATGTGCAGTTGCTTGTTAAGTTTATGACCGGAGTTTCAGCGCCGGTGGTTAGCGATCTACCTCCGATCTGTCGTGATATGACCCTCAAAGTAGATCTGAGGGAGCAGTCTGGGCGTGTAGTTCGCTTTATTCAGGAGGCGGCATTAGAGTCCCTGATCGGTACATCAATTATTGATGACTTTAAAAAGGCAGAGGAGGATTTTAGACGGGTTACCTATCGAGTAACCTTTCAGCGCACAGATAGAACTCTTAAGCATGAAGAGGTAGATGCTGCGATGGGCGTGCTGTTTGAGCTTCTTGGCTCAAAACACGGGGTGCAGATGGCTGGTTAA
- a CDS encoding YaeQ family protein produces MSFVASFYNFTLDLHHADRGIFTRKRVKTALLLHEPLAHLYARMIAFAHCYREGQSFSHGLSEPKEPTIWHKDVLEETLLWVELGSPSKQKIERSLHASPQAEHRIYFYETDQITKFCHMLRGSKTNWVRDIEFFMIDPALLAQLIPLERTSPAWDLTFIDNRLYLTCDGTQLEADIAVLDIWTNYQDSLAT; encoded by the coding sequence ATGTCATTCGTAGCGTCCTTTTATAACTTTACTCTCGACCTGCACCACGCAGACCGTGGGATCTTTACCCGCAAGCGGGTTAAGACCGCTCTACTTTTACATGAGCCCCTAGCGCACCTCTACGCACGCATGATCGCCTTCGCCCACTGCTACCGAGAGGGGCAATCATTCTCTCATGGTCTCTCTGAACCTAAGGAGCCTACAATCTGGCATAAGGATGTTCTCGAAGAGACCCTACTGTGGGTTGAGCTAGGCTCTCCCAGTAAACAAAAGATAGAGCGCAGCTTACATGCATCTCCACAGGCAGAGCACCGTATCTATTTTTATGAAACTGATCAGATCACAAAGTTCTGCCATATGCTTCGTGGCAGTAAGACTAACTGGGTCAGGGATATAGAATTCTTTATGATCGATCCCGCTTTGCTTGCGCAATTAATCCCCCTAGAACGAACAAGTCCGGCCTGGGATCTGACCTTTATCGACAATAGACTCTACCTTACCTGTGATGGCACACAGCTTGAAGCTGATATAGCGGTGCTTGATATCTGGACTAACTATCAAGATTCTCTTGCTACCTAA
- a CDS encoding sigma-70 family RNA polymerase sigma factor has protein sequence MITRRTDIELVKGVVNRQDDCFEELLERYGSKVLNLSVRITRNQEDAEEILQDVFITVFTKIKGFQHKAQFSSWLYRVTMNASFMKIRSRNRRRSVSIEDVEPSVQQNWVGNRTEMYDIDFMSSRHEIRAAIEAAVAQLPEDYRAIFILRDIDGLSNEAVGRILQLTVPAVKSRLHRSRLLMREQLHTHYAGYRNEVDTLDPLHVV, from the coding sequence ATGATCACACGAAGAACTGATATCGAACTTGTGAAGGGTGTTGTTAATCGACAGGATGATTGCTTCGAGGAGCTGCTTGAACGCTACGGCTCGAAGGTCCTAAATTTAAGTGTGCGGATTACACGCAATCAGGAAGATGCTGAAGAAATTCTTCAGGATGTCTTCATCACGGTGTTCACAAAGATAAAGGGCTTCCAACATAAGGCTCAATTCTCAAGCTGGCTCTACCGGGTCACAATGAATGCGAGCTTTATGAAGATTAGGTCTCGCAATCGTCGACGCTCTGTTTCTATTGAAGATGTTGAACCATCGGTGCAGCAGAATTGGGTAGGAAATCGTACAGAGATGTACGATATAGATTTCATGTCATCACGACACGAGATCCGGGCCGCAATTGAAGCAGCTGTTGCCCAACTACCTGAGGATTACAGAGCTATCTTTATTCTAAGAGATATAGATGGGCTCTCAAATGAAGCTGTTGGTCGAATCCTACAGCTCACCGTACCGGCCGTTAAAAGCCGTCTACACCGCTCAAGGTTGCTTATGCGAGAGCAGTTGCATACGCACTACGCAGGCTACCGCAACGAAGTTGATACCCTTGATCCGCTACATGTAGTCTAA
- a CDS encoding rhomboid family intramembrane serine protease, translating to MFIPIGDDNSRRRTFPFVVWGLVLLNAYVWYLELKYGQPFMATYAAIPFEISHGQDLISPQFIALHNERILIPQGAGPDPIYLTIFTSMFMHGSWMHIIGNMVYLLIFADQIEDEMGHLPFLLFYLLAGVGACLAQTYADPNSIIPCVGASGAIAGALGAYLILHPTNRVRVLFFRSLIVLPAWIVLGFWIVLQGMGHVGGTAAGARGGVAYMAHIGGFIVGFIVSIAMRLRSKRSRHRNSF from the coding sequence ATGTTTATACCTATAGGCGATGATAATTCCCGCAGGCGCACCTTCCCCTTTGTGGTCTGGGGGCTAGTTCTACTGAACGCCTACGTCTGGTATCTTGAGCTTAAGTACGGTCAGCCCTTTATGGCGACCTATGCGGCTATTCCCTTTGAGATCTCGCATGGCCAGGACCTTATATCTCCCCAATTTATCGCCCTGCATAACGAACGGATCCTGATTCCACAGGGAGCTGGGCCAGATCCGATCTATCTAACCATCTTTACCTCGATGTTTATGCACGGTTCATGGATGCATATCATTGGAAACATGGTGTACCTCTTAATCTTTGCTGACCAGATTGAGGACGAGATGGGCCATCTGCCCTTTCTTCTCTTCTATCTTCTGGCAGGTGTGGGTGCATGCCTCGCTCAAACATACGCTGACCCAAATTCAATTATACCGTGTGTTGGCGCCTCTGGTGCGATCGCTGGAGCTCTCGGAGCATATCTAATCCTCCACCCAACAAATCGAGTGCGCGTGCTTTTTTTTCGCTCACTAATCGTATTACCGGCCTGGATAGTTCTTGGTTTCTGGATCGTGCTACAGGGCATGGGGCATGTGGGGGGCACTGCTGCGGGAGCACGCGGCGGGGTGGCCTATATGGCGCATATCGGTGGATTTATCGTCGGATTTATCGTGAGTATCGCAATGCGCCTCAGATCAAAACGCAGCCGTCATAGAAACAGCTTTTAG
- a CDS encoding oxidative damage protection protein, whose translation MARTVVCSKFKRELPGLEKAPFAGDMGKKIYDSVSQEAWDQWNKDAQIKVLNEYRLNMGDPRDYKVLVDQMLRFLGLEEGEVAEVENSERGRRQ comes from the coding sequence ATGGCAAGAACGGTTGTGTGTTCAAAGTTTAAACGGGAGTTGCCTGGCCTAGAGAAAGCGCCCTTCGCGGGTGATATGGGCAAAAAGATCTATGATTCCGTATCACAGGAGGCCTGGGACCAATGGAACAAGGATGCTCAGATCAAGGTCCTTAATGAGTATCGCCTTAACATGGGTGATCCCCGTGACTATAAGGTGCTAGTCGATCAGATGCTCAGGTTTCTGGGACTTGAAGAGGGTGAGGTTGCGGAGGTTGAAAATTCTGAGCGAGGTCGCCGTCAATGA
- the proC gene encoding pyrroline-5-carboxylate reductase codes for MTVALVGIGNLGSALIRSLLASSYSIKSVSLESVLLIERDNDKRAELSRQHGCRVEGHFPDGMVLGAGDVLILTVKPQDAETACIQVKSAISQQAVVISCMAGVSCASLSRLLDNEKIVRAMPNLGAAFRESASAVFIPDTLTAEEFRHVSAIINACGKVWHVAHEDLIDVATAVAGSGPAYMCWLAEQLEIVAIESGIPAGDAHALVLQTFKGAVSYLEGTAETFSELRRRVTSPNGTTAAALSVLEERAAAGHIRDAVRAALSRARELNS; via the coding sequence ATGACCGTCGCGTTGGTTGGTATCGGCAATCTCGGTTCTGCGCTGATTAGAAGTCTGCTCGCAAGCTCATACTCTATAAAATCTGTTTCCCTGGAATCTGTTCTGCTTATTGAGCGTGATAACGACAAGAGAGCAGAGCTATCTCGACAGCACGGCTGCCGAGTTGAGGGGCATTTTCCAGATGGGATGGTGCTTGGAGCCGGCGACGTTCTCATACTAACCGTCAAGCCGCAGGATGCAGAAACGGCCTGTATTCAGGTAAAAAGTGCAATTTCACAGCAAGCGGTAGTGATCTCCTGTATGGCCGGTGTTTCCTGTGCCAGCCTTTCTAGGCTGCTAGATAATGAGAAAATTGTGCGCGCCATGCCGAATTTAGGTGCTGCGTTTCGTGAAAGTGCTTCAGCCGTATTTATCCCCGATACATTAACTGCCGAGGAGTTTCGGCACGTCTCTGCTATCATCAACGCGTGCGGTAAGGTTTGGCACGTAGCGCATGAGGATCTTATTGATGTTGCCACAGCGGTGGCCGGTAGTGGGCCAGCATATATGTGCTGGTTAGCCGAGCAGCTTGAGATAGTAGCTATTGAATCAGGTATTCCTGCAGGAGATGCGCATGCACTGGTACTGCAAACGTTTAAGGGCGCAGTAAGTTATTTAGAGGGAACAGCCGAGACCTTCTCAGAGCTACGCCGGCGCGTTACCTCTCCAAACGGTACGACCGCTGCAGCGCTCTCTGTGCTGGAGGAGCGTGCTGCAGCAGGGCATATACGAGACGCCGTTAGAGCGGCTCTTAGTCGTGCACGCGAACTAAATAGCTAA
- the fliS gene encoding flagellar export chaperone FliS, which translates to MYGKTPYDAYQAVQVTTTDRGRLLLMMYEGGIKFLKYSLAGLEENDIAKFCRYLSKGQAIIAELMNTLDFEKGGAIARDLDRLYDFMLFYLSEANLYRDANRIRKVISLIDTIYSAYREIIEGSHGEKSLSSTAEAEKIGEALRKVQISL; encoded by the coding sequence ATGTATGGCAAGACACCGTACGACGCCTATCAAGCTGTTCAGGTTACAACAACTGATCGTGGTCGCCTTCTGCTCATGATGTATGAGGGTGGGATTAAATTTCTTAAATACTCATTGGCGGGGCTTGAGGAGAACGACATCGCAAAGTTCTGTCGTTACCTAAGCAAGGGCCAGGCTATTATCGCAGAGTTAATGAATACCCTTGATTTCGAAAAAGGGGGCGCGATTGCGCGTGATCTCGATAGGCTTTATGACTTTATGCTCTTCTACCTGAGTGAGGCTAATCTCTATCGGGACGCAAACAGAATCCGGAAGGTTATTTCACTGATCGACACGATCTACTCGGCCTACCGCGAGATTATCGAGGGTAGCCATGGCGAGAAGTCGCTATCAAGTACGGCCGAGGCTGAGAAGATCGGGGAAGCTCTGCGTAAGGTTCAGATCTCGCTCTAA
- a CDS encoding SGNH/GDSL hydrolase family protein, with the protein MNIIRIGLLIIVAVMVAEVAWILFSGSPVPVPNTPRAVQTIGAGKQLTYIVMGDSTAVSQGSAYSDGYAVGTATYLAQKHAVTWANLAVSGAQAQDVLTQQLPQALPYRPDVVLIGVCANDVTHMTGIKDIRDALMGIIRELQSANADVRIILTGAPDMGSLPRIPQPLRLIAGRRSESINAMVLDLVDNQRVFFAPVATKTGPVFRAHPELFAADRFHPTAAGYSLWTPVLIEALQRAGL; encoded by the coding sequence ATGAATATTATAAGAATCGGGCTACTTATCATCGTAGCGGTTATGGTGGCTGAGGTAGCCTGGATCCTATTTTCCGGATCGCCCGTGCCGGTACCCAATACTCCCCGAGCGGTACAAACGATAGGAGCCGGTAAACAGCTTACCTACATTGTAATGGGCGATAGTACCGCGGTATCCCAGGGAAGCGCTTATAGCGATGGATACGCAGTGGGTACGGCGACCTATTTAGCCCAAAAACATGCCGTAACCTGGGCTAATCTGGCCGTATCCGGCGCGCAGGCCCAAGACGTATTAACGCAACAGCTACCGCAAGCCTTACCATATCGTCCGGATGTGGTGCTGATCGGCGTGTGTGCAAACGATGTAACCCACATGACCGGTATTAAGGATATACGAGACGCGCTTATGGGCATTATTAGGGAGTTGCAGAGCGCCAATGCCGATGTCCGTATTATTTTGACCGGGGCGCCGGATATGGGCAGCCTCCCCCGCATACCACAACCGCTGCGCTTGATCGCTGGTCGTCGTAGTGAATCAATTAACGCTATGGTGCTTGATTTAGTCGATAACCAAAGGGTCTTTTTTGCACCAGTTGCCACTAAAACTGGTCCTGTGTTCCGCGCGCACCCTGAGCTATTCGCCGCCGACAGATTTCATCCCACCGCCGCCGGATACTCGTTATGGACGCCGGTGCTTATCGAGGCTCTGCAAAGGGCTGGGCTGTAG
- a CDS encoding glycosyltransferase, translating to MTNITKLTGQIRDASVLADQGEIERTQHSLQYVETYCRTATIDTIDLLDRVLTKGVAAARSDQETVELTPESSTIFLANMRIVQSRFPELYKVLCAVADKNGEEEEIRVTLTPQGPALWRGETCLDHAEKPVQGGAAWISRALQEQRFKQSSNIVVVGFGCGYHIESLIQSGERNLSCYEPNLAALKAALAARDLTQCLNGLAQLSLNENDMTHVQGAAELLVRPQNAVLDLQFVGTIKATLYARRGLALLHPRIAVLGPLQGGTIPTGYYTQSALTRLGQRSRGLDMSGFNNGFELMDDLVRDPARRKFMHSSYVEMLSATLTESFTEKPIDVLICMAQAPVSAKFLTELRKKGVITVLWFVEDYLRFTYWRDMAKYFDFVFTIQKGDCIEQIRRAGAGEVHYLPTAFDPFVHAPLKLSDTERTQWGSPLSFVGAGYHNRQQMFASLAHHPFKIWGSEWPTCKPFDQMVQQGARRISAEEYVKIFNATEINLNLHSSTERDGVEPNGDFINPRTFELAGCGAFQLVDERTLLPEAFEIGREIITFNSFSDLTEKIQYYLEHPQERVEIAQRARARVLRDHTYDKRIEQMLSFIYASKFEYLRAREQASPWTEMIRRSAINPELKGRCEEARDRGEQPILDGLVSDIVGGNGKLSETEQKLMFLFHVKKHILKAAHEKREQK from the coding sequence ATGACTAATATAACTAAGCTTACTGGGCAGATTAGAGATGCCTCTGTACTTGCAGACCAAGGCGAGATAGAGCGCACACAACATTCTCTGCAATACGTAGAGACCTATTGCCGAACTGCCACGATCGATACGATAGATCTGCTCGATCGTGTGCTTACAAAGGGAGTAGCTGCTGCGCGATCCGATCAAGAAACAGTCGAACTAACCCCGGAATCAAGCACAATTTTTCTAGCAAATATGCGCATAGTTCAAAGCCGTTTCCCAGAGCTATATAAAGTGCTCTGCGCGGTTGCTGACAAAAATGGCGAAGAGGAGGAGATACGGGTCACCTTAACCCCGCAGGGGCCAGCACTTTGGAGGGGCGAAACATGTTTAGATCACGCCGAGAAACCGGTGCAGGGTGGAGCAGCCTGGATTAGTAGAGCATTACAGGAGCAGCGCTTTAAGCAGAGCTCAAATATCGTAGTAGTTGGATTCGGTTGTGGATATCATATCGAGAGCCTGATTCAGTCCGGCGAGCGTAACCTATCTTGTTACGAGCCTAATCTAGCGGCACTTAAGGCGGCGTTAGCAGCTCGCGACTTGACGCAATGTCTTAATGGTCTAGCGCAGCTGAGCTTGAATGAGAACGACATGACGCATGTACAGGGAGCCGCTGAGCTACTCGTACGTCCGCAGAATGCAGTGCTTGATCTTCAGTTCGTTGGCACAATCAAAGCAACACTATACGCTCGTAGAGGGCTCGCGTTACTTCATCCGCGCATCGCGGTACTAGGGCCGCTACAGGGCGGCACTATACCGACCGGATACTACACGCAGAGTGCTCTTACCCGTCTTGGTCAACGCTCGCGTGGCCTTGATATGAGCGGCTTTAATAATGGCTTTGAGCTGATGGATGATTTGGTGCGAGATCCAGCTCGGCGCAAATTCATGCACTCCTCATACGTAGAAATGTTATCAGCCACCCTTACAGAGAGCTTTACAGAGAAGCCTATAGATGTCCTGATCTGTATGGCGCAGGCCCCTGTATCGGCAAAGTTTCTGACGGAACTTCGCAAGAAAGGGGTCATTACGGTGCTATGGTTCGTTGAGGATTATCTGCGCTTTACATATTGGCGCGATATGGCGAAGTATTTTGACTTCGTCTTTACTATCCAGAAAGGTGACTGTATCGAGCAGATCCGCAGAGCCGGTGCTGGAGAGGTACACTACCTTCCGACAGCATTTGATCCGTTCGTACATGCGCCACTTAAGCTCTCAGATACTGAGCGCACACAGTGGGGCTCTCCCCTCTCATTTGTAGGTGCTGGATACCATAATAGACAACAGATGTTCGCTTCCCTAGCGCATCATCCCTTTAAGATCTGGGGCAGTGAATGGCCGACCTGCAAGCCCTTCGATCAGATGGTACAGCAGGGAGCTCGGCGCATCTCAGCCGAGGAGTATGTTAAGATATTCAACGCTACAGAGATTAACCTAAATCTGCACTCCAGCACCGAGCGAGATGGCGTTGAGCCAAATGGTGACTTTATTAACCCCCGTACCTTTGAATTGGCTGGATGTGGGGCGTTCCAGTTGGTTGATGAGCGTACATTACTGCCAGAGGCGTTTGAAATCGGCAGAGAGATTATTACCTTCAACAGTTTTTCAGATCTGACCGAAAAAATTCAGTATTACCTTGAGCATCCGCAGGAGCGTGTGGAGATAGCTCAACGTGCTAGGGCGCGAGTGCTGCGAGATCATACCTATGATAAGCGTATCGAGCAGATGCTAAGCTTTATCTATGCTAGTAAGTTTGAGTACCTGAGAGCTCGCGAGCAGGCCAGCCCATGGACCGAAATGATCAGACGCAGCGCTATTAATCCTGAACTTAAAGGACGGTGTGAGGAAGCACGCGACCGCGGCGAGCAGCCAATCCTTGATGGATTAGTGTCAGATATAGTTGGTGGTAACGGCAAGCTCTCTGAAACGGAACAGAAGCTGATGTTTTTATTTCACGTAAAGAAACATATTCTCAAAGCAGCGCATGAGAAGAGGGAGCAGAAATAA